The stretch of DNA TGTACATTTACGTTAACCAACAAATTTCTATGAATAAGCTAAAATTCTACTTTAATATATTAAAACAAACAATTGTCGAATTTGGGGATGATCGCATTATGAAAATGAGTGCGTCATTAACGTATTATACGATTTTCTCCTTGTCGCCCTTGATCTTAATTATTATTTCAAGCGCCAGTTTGTTTTATAAAAAAGATGCTATTGAGAATCGATTATTCTATGAATTGAAAAATGTGGTAGGTCCAGATGTCGCTTTATCAATTCAGAATTTTGTGGCTAATTCTACATTATCAGGGGATAGTTCGGTTGCTTTATATATAGGTATTGGAGTTCTACTGTTTGGTTCTACGACGATGTTTACTGATATGCAAGATTCACTCAATCTTATTTGGAGAGTGGAAGCAGTGCCAAAAAGAGCATGGTTAAAACAAATCATTAATCGCGTGTTATCTTTTTCAGTGATTTTGGGCTTAGGATTAATTTTAATGACCACGGTTATTTTAAATAGTGTGCTGGTTGGATTTGGAGAAGAGATTTTTTCAACTTTACAATTGGACATAAAATTAACTTCTGCAACGGTAATTCTGATTAATAATGCGTTGAGTGTTTTATTATCGATATTAATTTTTTATATCTTATTCAAAGTATTACCCGATGCAAAGATTAAAACGCGACCCGCTTTAATTGGAGCTTTATTTACAGCTGTATTATTTTTTATCGCTAAATATTTAATCGGTATTTATATCTCAAATACACGTTACACAACGATTTTTGGTTCAGCAGGTTCGTTGGTGATTTTATTGTTGTGGATTTATTATGTTGCGACCATTATTTACTTGGGAGCTAAATTCACAAAAGTATATGCCGAACATATGGGATATCCTATTATCCCAACTAAAAATGCTAAACTGCGCCAAGTAACTTTTGTCCAGAATGAAAATCCAAATAAATTTTTGAATGATGAGGTATAGTGATAATCTGTATTATTTATTCAAAAGTGAGTAAAAGGTCTGCTTCTAGAGTAGTCCTTTTATTTTTTTATTGTTATTGCATTAATATTGTAGCGAGGTAGTGATTTGGTGAATGTGATGATTAGTTAATTTGAGAATGTGATAATCATGCTATTCGTATAATTTAATATTTGGTCATTCTGAGTTGGTCTCAGGATTCCATACGATCTATTATAGGGAAAAAAACTGAAACACGTCCAGCTTGACAGGATTAGGCTTATATCTTAAACCTTATGTCTTATGCCTTATTTAAGTTGTGGGTTCTGGGTTATTTTGTAAAAAGTAAAAAGTAAAAAGTAAAATGAAAAATGATTAGTGAATAACTAAAAGTGAAAAGTTTTCTTTTGTTCTAAATTCTAAGTTTACCACTCCACACCATTCATCATTTCTAATTTATAATTAGACGAGAAGTAAGACAAAAACCAGTAAAAACAAGATAAAAGTAGAACGTCTTACGTAAAACGTATCTGGTGTATAAAAAATATTTCACCGAGGTTCAGTGAGTTAGGGATAAAAGAGAAAATAATTCCCAAAAGCATTTGGAAGTTCGGAAAAACTTCCCCTATATTTGCACTCTCAATACGAAAGAAGAGTAGTATTGAAAACTTGAAATCGCAGAGAAGTAACTTATTAATCAGAGATAAGAATTAAGATTAATCTTAATAAAGTCTTGAAAAAATAAAACTTCAAAAATTTTTGAAAAAAGATTTTGTAGTTTAAAAATAAGTACTACCTTTGCAACCGCAAACAACGAAAGAAGTTTGCTTGATTTGAGAAGTTCATTTGAAATTACAATATAGACAGAAGAAATAAAAGCCGAATATAAATTAGGTCAATCCTTAAATAATAGAGTCATAAGGAAATTCGAAGTTGTAAAACATAGAAGCTAACGCTTCAAACAATATTTATTTACAATGGAGAGTTTGATCCTGGCTCAGGATGAACGCTAGCGGGAGGCTTAACACATGCAAGCCGAGGGGTAGAGATAGCTTGCTATCTTGAGACCGCGCACGGGTGCGTAACGCGTATGCAACTTGCCCTATTGAAAGGGATAGCCCAGAGAAATTTGGATTAATACCTTATAATAAATTTCATTGCATGATGAGATTTTGAAAGATTTATCGCAGTAGGATAGGCATGCGTCAGATTAGTTAGTTGGTGAGGTAACGGCTCACCAAGGCGATGATCTGTAGGGGCCTGAGAGGGTGAACCCCCACACTGGTACTGAGACACGGACCAGACTCCTACGGGAGGCAGCAGTGAGGAATATTGGACAATGGGTGAAAGCCTGATCCAGCCATCCCGCGTGAAGGATGACGGCTTATGGGTTGTAAACTTCTTTTATATGGGGATAAACCTACTCACGTGTGAGTAGCTGAAGGTACCATATGAATAAGCACCGGCTAACTCCGTGCCAGCAGCCGCGGTAATACGGAGGGTGCAAGCGTTATCCGGATTTATTGGGTTTAAAGGGTCCGTAGGCGGACCAATAAGTCAGTGGTGAAAGCCCGCAGCTCAACTGTGGAACTGCCATTGATACTGTTGGTCTTGAGTGAGGTTGCAGTGGCTGGAATGTGTAGTGTAGCGGTGAAATGCTTAGATATTACGCAGAACACCAATTGCGAAGGCAGGTCACTAAGCCTCAACTGACGCTGATGGACGAAAGCGTGGGGAGCGAACAGGATTAGATACCCTGGTAGTCCACGCCGTAAACGATGGATACTTGCTGTTGGGGTTTCGGCTTCAGTGGCTAAGCGAAAGTTATAAGTATCCCACCTGGGAGTACGTTCGCAAGAATGAAACTCAAAGGAATTGACGGGGGCCGCACAAGCGGTGGAGCATGTGGTTTAATTCGATGATACGCGAGGAACCTTACCAAGGCTTAAATGCATAATGACGTATTTGGAAACAGATATTTCTTCGGACAGAATGCAAGGTGCTGCATGGCTGTCGTCAGCTCGTGCCGTGAGGTGTTAGGTTAAGTCCTGCAACGAGCGCAACCCCTATCATTAGTTGCCAGCGTTTAAAGACGGGGACTCTAATGAGACTGCCAACGCAAGTTGCGAGGAAGGTGGGGACGGCGTCAAGTCATCACTACCTTACGTCTTGGGCTACACACGTGCTACAATGGTAAGTACAGAGGGCAGCTACCTGGCGACAGGATGCGAATCTCTAAAACTTATCTCAGTTCGGATTGGAGTCTGCAACTCGACTCTATGAAGCTGGAATCGCTAGTAATCGCATATCAGCCATGATGCGGTGAATACGTTCCCGGGCCTAGTACACACCGCCCGTCAAGCCATGGAAGCTGGGGGTACCTGAAGTCGGTGACCGTAACAGGAGCTGCCTAGGGTAAAACTAGTAACTAGGGCTAAGTCGTAACAAGGTAGCCGTACCGGAAGGTGCGGCTGGAACATCTCATTTTTAGAGAACGACGAATTTTCTTCTATTTATAGAAGATTGACCTTAATTCGGTTTTATTTACTGTCAAAATTTGATTTCAATAGATATATAAAAAAAAAGACCACTCTTTAAGAGTATTAAAGAGTCTCATAGCTCAGCTGGTTAGAGCGCTACACTGATAATGTAGAGGTCGGCAGTTCGAGTCTGCCTGAGACTACGAAATAGAAGTTAGAAATTAGAAGTGAGAAGTTAGAAAACTTATTACTTACAACTTATAACTTATAACTTTAAAGAGGGGGATTAGCTCAGCTGGCTAGAGCGCTTGCCTTGCACGCAAGAGGTCATCGGTTCGACTCCGATATTCTCCACATCAGAAGAGTTCATTGACATTATTAGAAAAAGATAACAAGAAATTGTTAACGACATACAATCAAACAGAGATTAAGAAATTAATCAAAGCAATATAGAATTAAATAATAAACGATTTAATTCGGCAAATTGAAGGTATACAATTAAACAAAAACGAGTAAGATTAACATAACCGCTCATTATTATGACGGTTAAATTATGAAAAAAGTTACTAAGGGCGTACGGCGGATGCCTAGGCTTTGAGAGGCGATGAAGGACGTGATAAGCTGCGATAAGCTACGGGGAGCGGCACATACGCATTAATCCGTAGATTTCCGAATGGGACAACCCGGCATGTTGAAGACATGTCACTCTGATTTATCAGAGAGCGAACGTTGGGAACTGAAACATCTAAGTACCAATAGGAAAAGAAATCAATTGAGATTCCGTAAGTAGTGGCGAGCGAACGCGGATTAGCCCTAAAGACTTTATAATGCTAGCAGAATAACCTGGAAAGGTTAACCGAAGAGGGTGATAGTCCTGTAAGCGAAAGTGTTATAATGTTGATAACGAGTAAGGCGGAACACGAGAAATTCTGTCCGAATATGGGAGGACCATCTTCCAAGGCTAAATACTCCTCAAAGACCGATAGTGAACTAGTACTGTGAAGGAAAGGTGAAAAGCATCTCGAATAGAGAGTTGAAATAGAACCTGAAACCGTACGCCTACAAGCGGTCGGAGCACGTAAGTGTGACGGCGTGCCTTTTGCATAATGAGCCTACGAGTTAATGTCACTGGCAAGGTTAAGTACTTCAGGTACGGAGCCGAAGCGAAAGCGAGTCTGAATAGGGCGTTATAGTCAGTGGTATTAGACGCGAAACCTTGTGATCTACCCATGGGCAGGTTGAAGCTTTGGTAACACAAAGTGGAGGACCGAACCGGTTGACGTTGAAAAGTCTTCGGATGACCTGTGGGTAGGGGTGAAAAGTAAATCAAACTGGGAAATAGCTCGTACTCCCCGAAATGCATTTAGGTGCAGCGTTTAGTGAAGTATATTAGAGGTAGAGCTACTGATTGGATGCGGGGGCTTCACCGCCTACCAATTCCTGACAAACTCCGAATGCTAATATATGTTTCTAGGCAGTGAGGGCATGGGTGCTAAGGTCCATGTCCGAGAGGGAAAGAACCCAGACCATCAGCTAAGGTCCCCAAATATATGCTAAGTTGAAAAAACGCGGTTGGATTGCATTGACAGCTAGGATGTTAGCTTGGAAGCAGCTATTCATTTAACGAGTGCGTAACAGCTCACTAGTCGAGCGATCCGGCATGGATAATAATCGGGCATAAGCATATTACCGAAGCTATGGATTTGTACATTAGTACATCTGGTAGGGGAGCATTCTAACGGCGCAGAAGTCACCTGGTAATGGGTGGTGGAGCTTTTAGAAAAGAAAATGTAGGCATGAGTAACGATAAAATAAGTGAGAAACTTATTCGCCGTAAGACTAAGGTTTCCTAAGCTATGCTAATCAGCTTAGGGTTAGTCGGGTCCTAACACGAACCCAAATGGGGTAGTGGATGGCAAACGGGTTAATATTCCCGTACCTGCACTCAACAAAAGTGACGAATGATTGTAGGAGGTGCGTGCTGACGGAATAGCACGTTGAACCTGCGTAAAGCAGGGATAGTACACAAATCCTTCGGGTGGCGTGATAATCCTCTGAAAATTGTTCCAAGAAATAGCGAGATGTGCAGCCCGTACCGTAAACCGACACAGGTGGTCGAGGAGAGTATCCTAAGGCGCTCGAGTGAGTCATGGTTAAGGAATTAGGCAAAATAGACCTGTAACTTCGGGAGAAAGGTCGCTGGCGTAAGTCAGCCGCAGTAAAAAGTACAGGCGACTGTTTATCAAAAACACAGGACTCTGCAAAATCGAAAGATGACGTATAGGGTCTGACACCTGCCCGGTGCTGGAAGGTTAAGGAAGGGGTTAGAGGTAACTCGAAGCTCTTAACTGAAGCCCCAGTAAACGGCGGCCGTAACTATAACGGTCCTAAGGTAGCGAAATTCCTTGTCGGGTAAGTTCCGACCTGCACGAATGGTGTAACGATCTGGGCACTGTCTCAACCATGAGCTCGGTGAAATTGTAGTATCGGTGAAGATGCCGGTTAATCGCAACGGGACGAAAAGACCCTGTGAACCTTTACTATAGCTTTGTATTGACTTCGGGTAAATAATGTGTAGGATAGGTGGGAGACTATGAAGCAGGTTCGCTAGGATTTGTGGAGTCATTGTTGAAATACCACCCTTTATTTACTTGGAGCCTAACTTCCTGATGGAAGGACAGTGCATGGTGGGTAGTTTGACTGGGGTGGTCGCCTCCAAAAGAGTAACGGAGGCTTTCAAAGGTACCCTCAGCACGCTTGGTAACCGTGCGTAGAGTGTAATGGCATAAGGGTGCTTGACTGTGAGCCAACAAGCCGAGCAGGTGCGAAAGCAGGACATAGTGATCCGGTGGTTCCGTATGGAAGAGTATCGCTCAAAGGATAAAAGGTACTCCGGGGATAACAGGCTAGTCTCCCCAAGAGCTCACATCGACGGGGAGGTTCGGCACCTCGATGTCGGCTCGTCACATCCTGGGGCTGGAGAAGGTCCCAAGGGTTGGGCTGTTCGCCCATTAAAGTGGCACGCGAGCTGGGTTCAGAACGCCGTGAGACAGTTCGGTCTCTATCTGTTGTGATCGTTAGAAGTTTGAGCGGACTTGACTCTAGTACGAGAGGACCGTGTTGAACAAACCTCTGGTGTATCAGTTGTGCCGCCAGGTGCACCGCTGAGTAGCTACGTTTGGATGAGATAAGCACTGAAAGCATATAAGTGCGAAACTCGCCGCAAGATTAGACTTCTTTAAAGGGTCGTGGGAGACTACCACGTTGATAGGCTATAGATGTAAAGGCAGTGATGTCAAAGTCGAGTAGTACTAATTACCCATAAACTTTTTCAAATATTAATTTAACCGTCATAGAGAAGGTTAGTTAATCTTATTTGAATTGTATACTGGATTGTATATAATAAATTAAAAACAATAAAACTTGTATTCAATTATCTAATAATGTCAAAAATATATTAGGAACAAAACCTAATTAAAAATAACTAAGAAATTAGGGTGGTTATAGCGAAAGGGCTCACCTCTTCCCATTCCGAACAGAGAAGTTAAGCCTTTCAGCGCCGATGGTACTGCTATTGCGGGAGAGTAGGTCGCCGCCAGTCTTTATTAAAATCCTCAATCATTTATTTGGTTGGGGATTTTTTATCCCATATCAGGATTGTAAACCTGAACAAAAAATACACTTAAAAATATTAGGGTGATTATAGCGAAAGGGCTCACCTCTTCCCATTCCGAACAGAGAAGTTAAGCCTTTCAGCGCCGATGGTACTGCTATTGCGGGAGAGTAGGAAGTCGCCAGTCTTTGTCAAGAAGTCTTTAGATTCGTTTCTAAAGACTTTTTTATTTCCAAAAGTTTCTCGTTAATTCAGTAGTACTAATAGAATTAACATATGAGTCACGGAAAATTACGAGAAGATTCTTATTGTCAAAACTGTGGAAATCACGTAGAACATCGTTATTGTTCCTATTGTGGACAAGAGAATACAGAACCCCATCAGCCTTTTCATTATATATTTACCCATTTTATCGAAGATTTTGTGCACTACGATGGAAGTTTTTGGACCACTGTGCGAACATTATTTTTTGAACCTGGAAAGTCACTAAGGAATATCTTTCTGGCAAACGTAATCGTTGCGTAAACCCCGTTAAACTGTATATCTTTGTCAGCTTTATCTCCTTTTTTATAATGGCTATTTTTCCAACGAAAAAAAATTGACCAAAATAAAATATATGCGGATGTAAAAACAAGTATTGAAACAAGCCATCAACAGTTGGATAGCCTTCGTCAAATCAATGAACTTTCAGAAGAAGAATATCAACTGGCAAAAAAAGAATTAGCAAATAAAATCACGTTATTAAATAATGATAAAATGAATGCTAAAGAACTACGTCGAAAAATAGATGATCAAGCTCCTATATAGAAACCTTTAGGTGAAAAATACATTCAGTTACAAGAAAGTAATATGAGTGCAAGTGATAGAGAGCGATTGTTTAAAAATAAGATACTGTCCACTATTCCAAAAGGGTTATTTATTTATATGCCTTTATTTGCTTTTGTATTATGAATTTTCTATAATAAAAAGAAGTGGTGGTACTTTGATCATGGGATCTATACTTTACATTATTTTTCGGTACTCTTATTATCCGTTACATTCACTACGATTTTATCGAGAACTTCCGATTGGATTGATATAGGAATCATCAGTTTCTTTATTGGATGCCTAGATTTTATCTTATTCGTTTATTTGATTTTTATTTTTTACAAAGGAGCAAATGTTCTTTATATTTAGGTAATAAATACATTAATTTCGCTAAGATATCAATCGCATTACTGATTAATACCATCATATTTAGCATTTTACTAATTGGTTTATTAATTTATGCTTTTTTGAATATGTAAATACAAAACCACTTATTAGAGTGGTTATTTTGTAGATTAGAAATTAATAACACATTTATGAAATACATTTTCTTTTTACTCTTCATTTTTTCTAGTTCTGCTTTTGGATGTAGTTGTGCTAGATCATCTTTAAAAGATAGTTTTACGAGGTCTGATGCTATTTTTATTGGAAAAGTGATTGCGGTTGATTCTACCAAATATGATTTCTCCTCCAATCCTGTTTATGCTTATACTTTTGAAATTGAAAAAGATTTTAAGCGTGAATTTACTCAAGAAAAATCAAAAAAATATTATACCACAATTTATACGCCATTAGCAAGTTTGTTTGGTGGATGTGGAATGACATTTCAATTGAATGAAAGTTATTTAGTTTATGGATACCGCACATCATTAGGTGTGGATACTGATATTTGTACTAGAACAGATGTATTAAAAGATGTATCCAAAAATGAAATTAATGAATTGGAAAAATTGAAAAAAGAATTTTTAGCATCTAATGAGATGATATTGCCTTCTAATGAAGATGATGATTTAGAAGTGTTATCGAAAGAATTTGATTTGTATCAATTGACTGCAGAAAGAAAAGAGAAGTTTTATGGGATTTGTTTAAGCGTTTTAGGAATACTTTTAATAGTAAGTTTGATTTTTAATTTTAGAAGAAAATAATATGTTCATTTTTTTCTTGATAAAAAAACGAACCAAAAAAATCAAGACTTTAAATCTATTTGACTAAAAATAAATTTCATTACGGAAATGAATTAAATGATTCGCATTCGCTCACTAATTCATTTTAATCCTTCAATCAATTTATTTTCTTAACGTCATAGATTTAGATGTCATTTTAATATAATACTAGAAAATATATTCCGTCTAACTTCTCGATACAATTTTCTTTTGCAATCACAACGAAAACCACTCGAAGTGACGGAGATTGTCAAGCTGATTTCTATGACAAAACCAAGTTATTTTTATAAATCGTTTGATTTTTAATTAGCGCATAAATACGATGGATAATTTTATTTCTAACAGCATTCAAAACTGACATTTTATTTTTTCCTTCTTCAACTTTTCGATGAAAATATATAGCCAAATCATTTTCTAATCGAATAGCACTCATTGCTGCTAAATGCAATAATTTTTTCAACTCCTTATCTGCCATTGAAGAAACCTTAGGTCTTCTTCTTATGGATGTTCCGGATTGAAAATCAAAAGGAGCTATTCCAGCATAGCAAGCCATTTGCCTGGGTGTAGTTATGGTTGTAAAGCCATCTGTTTTTATCAACATATTAAATGCTATAACTTTTCCCACACCAGGAATTGATTGTATTCTTTTAAATGGTTATTAAGCTGTTCATCCTCGCTAATTAACTGAAAGATTTTGTTTTCTATTTCATTAATTTGTTTCGTTAAGACATCAATAAGTTTAGTGTTTAAGCGTAAAACAGCTTTATCCATAATGGATTTTAAGAATTGCTCATCTTGTGTTTGAGCTAATAATCCAGCTTTTATTTTAATGCGATGTTTCCTTTCGGCATTCAATAATTTTATCTTTTCAATGACTTTCGAATTAGGCTTCCACTCTTGAAGATCCATATAATTCTTTAGTAAAAATAAAGCAATACGTTCACTGTCAATTTTATCATTTTTACCTCTAACTAATCCCATACTTTTTTCAAATGCAAAGGATTGATCACATAAACAGCAAAAGAATGTTGAATTAATACGTTGTAAAGAAGGGCATTAAATCTCCCTGTGTTCTCCATACCAATTAGAACATTTTGTTTCTTAACAAATTGTTTGAAAAAAGATTTGATAGCTTTTTCAGTATTAGCAATAGTAACAAAACCATTCACTCCATTTTCTTGAATGCAGATGTCTAAAGTTAATTTACTCACATCAATACCAATAACAATTTTTTCCATAAATTTGAATTTAATGAGAAGAGAAACTTATCAATAACTCGATTCCTTACTAATGGGTTTTTAACCCGAATTTCTATTTGAGAATTTGATAAGAAAGAGTTGAGTCTTAATCAGCTTATGAGATTATATAGCTCTGAACTCGTTATAGTGTACTCAAACTCTTTTCTCTTCTTTTTACACTACAATTTAAGATTTTCAAATCTAAAGGAATTTAGTTCAGCTTCTCATCCTACTATTTAACTTTTTATGTGATGTTGAAACAAGTTCAACATGACGAGAAAATAAAACAAAAAAGCCTCGCAATTGCGAGGCTTTGAACTTATAACTTAAGACTTAAAACGTATTACTTATTACGGTATTCGTTCCAAGTTTTGATTTTTAAATCTTCCATTGTTAACGTTGTAAATGCGTTGATGAAAGCCGAAGCTAAACGTGCATTCGTAACTAATGGAATGTTGAAATCTACTGCTGTACGACGAATTTGGTAATCGTTATCTAATTCCGCTTTTGTTAAGTTTTTCGGGATGTTGATCACCATATCAATTTTCTTATCGTGTAAGTAAGACATAACGTTTGGTTCTTTCTTATCCGATGGCCAGTATACTAA from Faecalibacter sp. LW9 encodes:
- a CDS encoding IS110 family transposase, whose amino-acid sequence is MEKIVIGIDVSKLTLDICIQENGVNGFVTIANTEKAIKSFFKQFVKKQNVLIGMENTGRFNALLYNVLIQHSFAVYVINPLHLKKVWD
- a CDS encoding IS110 family transposase yields the protein MGKVIAFNMLIKTDGFTTITTPRQMACYAGIAPFDFQSGTSIRRRPKVSSMADKELKKLLHLAAMSAIRLENDLAIYFHRKVEEGKNKMSVLNAVRNKIIHRIYALIKNQTIYKNNLVLS
- a CDS encoding YihY/virulence factor BrkB family protein; amino-acid sequence: MNKLKFYFNILKQTIVEFGDDRIMKMSASLTYYTIFSLSPLILIIISSASLFYKKDAIENRLFYELKNVVGPDVALSIQNFVANSTLSGDSSVALYIGIGVLLFGSTTMFTDMQDSLNLIWRVEAVPKRAWLKQIINRVLSFSVILGLGLILMTTVILNSVLVGFGEEIFSTLQLDIKLTSATVILINNALSVLLSILIFYILFKVLPDAKIKTRPALIGALFTAVLFFIAKYLIGIYISNTRYTTIFGSAGSLVILLLWIYYVATIIYLGAKFTKVYAEHMGYPIIPTKNAKLRQVTFVQNENPNKFLNDEV